A genomic region of Arachis hypogaea cultivar Tifrunner chromosome 5, arahy.Tifrunner.gnm2.J5K5, whole genome shotgun sequence contains the following coding sequences:
- the LOC112800170 gene encoding SH3 domain-containing protein 1-like isoform X1 produces MDAIRKQASKLREQVARQQQAILRQLGQISNEPLMTDESELECHEKLRKLYNSTKTAKHFQRHIVRGIEGLISVSSKQMEIVRKLAKDCCKYGTENQGGDYPLAGPSLQFGNSYETLENERETLLGILGDQISEPLRAQITGAPLEDARHLTHRYDKLRQEVEAQAAEVLRRRSKLRDTSVSAENSMRLQTAETRLKELKSALTALGREATTAMLSVEEQQQQVTLQSLCTMVDAERAYHRNALVILEKLYTEMIDERHPKESSSFPPPRVGHSQPTTENANSNGVDHKHNNQTGTFFFAKVIHPFDAQAEGELSLSVDDYVVVRQVDRNGWSEGECKGNAGWFPSAYVQRQDIIPASKIAEVE; encoded by the exons ATGGACGCTATAAGGAAGCAAGCTAGCAAATTAAGGGAACAAGTTGCAAGGCAGCAACAG GCTATACTTAGACAACTAGGCCAAATCAGCAATGAACCGCTCATGACAGATGAATCCGAACTTGAATGTCATGAAAAACTTAGAAAGTTATACAATTCAACAAAGACTGCTAAG CATTTTCAGCGGCATATTGTTCGTGGTATTGAAGGTTTGATCTCTGTTAGTTCCAAGCAAATGGAGATAG TGAGGAAGTTGGCTAAGGACTGCTGTAAGTATGGCACTGAGAATCAAGGGGGTGATTACCCTCTGGCAGGGCCTTCTCTTCAATTCGGTAACTCATACGAAACAttggaaaatgagagagagactTTGCTTGGGATCCTAGGTGATCAG ATCTCTGAGCCACTGCGAGCACAAATAACTGGCGCTCCTTTGGAGGATGCACGCCACCTCACGCATCGCTATGACAAACTTCGTCAAGAAGTAGAAGCCCAG GCTGCTGAAGTTTTGAGGCGTCGATCAAAGTTGAGGGATACTTCTGTGTCTGCAGAAAATTCCATGAGGCTTCAAACTGCAGAAACAAGGCTGAAAGAGCTTAAATCCGCCTTGACGGCACTTGGCAGGGAAGCAACCACTGCTATGTTGTCAGTTGAAGAACAACAGCAACAAGTAACCCTCCAGAGCCTTTGTACAATG GTTGATGCTGAGAGAGCCTATCATCGAAATGCCCTTGTTATTCTAGAGAAACTATATACTGAG ATGATTGATGAGAGACATCCAAAAGAGTCTTCTTCATTTCCACCACCAAGAGTTGGGCATAGTCAACCTACGACTGAGAATGCTAATTCAAATGGCGTTGATCATAAACACAACAATCAAACAGGAACATTCTTTTTTGCTAAG GTCATACATCCTTTTGATGCTCAAGCCGAGGGAGAATTGAGCCTATCAGTTGATGATTATGTTGTAGTTCGTCAG GTTGATCGGAATGGATGGTCTGAAGGAGAATGCAAGGGCAATGCTGGATGGTTTCCCTCTGCCTATGTACAGAGACAAGACATAATACCAGCCAGCAAGATAGCGGAAGTAGAATAA
- the LOC112800170 gene encoding SH3 domain-containing protein 1-like isoform X2: MDAIRKQASKLREQVARQQQAILRQLGQISNEPLMTDESELECHEKLRKLYNSTKTAKHFQRHIVRGIEGLISVSSKQMEIVRKLAKDCCKYGTENQGGDYPLAGPSLQFGNSYETLENERETLLGILGDQISEPLRAQITGAPLEDARHLTHRYDKLRQEVEAQAAEVLRRRSKLRDTSVSAENSMRLQTAETRLKELKSALTALGREATTAMLSVEEQQQQVTLQSLCTMMIDERHPKESSSFPPPRVGHSQPTTENANSNGVDHKHNNQTGTFFFAKVIHPFDAQAEGELSLSVDDYVVVRQVDRNGWSEGECKGNAGWFPSAYVQRQDIIPASKIAEVE, from the exons ATGGACGCTATAAGGAAGCAAGCTAGCAAATTAAGGGAACAAGTTGCAAGGCAGCAACAG GCTATACTTAGACAACTAGGCCAAATCAGCAATGAACCGCTCATGACAGATGAATCCGAACTTGAATGTCATGAAAAACTTAGAAAGTTATACAATTCAACAAAGACTGCTAAG CATTTTCAGCGGCATATTGTTCGTGGTATTGAAGGTTTGATCTCTGTTAGTTCCAAGCAAATGGAGATAG TGAGGAAGTTGGCTAAGGACTGCTGTAAGTATGGCACTGAGAATCAAGGGGGTGATTACCCTCTGGCAGGGCCTTCTCTTCAATTCGGTAACTCATACGAAACAttggaaaatgagagagagactTTGCTTGGGATCCTAGGTGATCAG ATCTCTGAGCCACTGCGAGCACAAATAACTGGCGCTCCTTTGGAGGATGCACGCCACCTCACGCATCGCTATGACAAACTTCGTCAAGAAGTAGAAGCCCAG GCTGCTGAAGTTTTGAGGCGTCGATCAAAGTTGAGGGATACTTCTGTGTCTGCAGAAAATTCCATGAGGCTTCAAACTGCAGAAACAAGGCTGAAAGAGCTTAAATCCGCCTTGACGGCACTTGGCAGGGAAGCAACCACTGCTATGTTGTCAGTTGAAGAACAACAGCAACAAGTAACCCTCCAGAGCCTTTGTACAATG ATGATTGATGAGAGACATCCAAAAGAGTCTTCTTCATTTCCACCACCAAGAGTTGGGCATAGTCAACCTACGACTGAGAATGCTAATTCAAATGGCGTTGATCATAAACACAACAATCAAACAGGAACATTCTTTTTTGCTAAG GTCATACATCCTTTTGATGCTCAAGCCGAGGGAGAATTGAGCCTATCAGTTGATGATTATGTTGTAGTTCGTCAG GTTGATCGGAATGGATGGTCTGAAGGAGAATGCAAGGGCAATGCTGGATGGTTTCCCTCTGCCTATGTACAGAGACAAGACATAATACCAGCCAGCAAGATAGCGGAAGTAGAATAA